In [Clostridium] cellulosi, one genomic interval encodes:
- a CDS encoding hypothetical protein (Family membership) has protein sequence MPAAGDYTFTVEKKTADKTQALVNIGEIPLKVYKDGNAPANTGSGGNPESGKKNAESNPASVDTSDIDKIISAGADYITQKGVNDWGGALALSAAGRSVPESFLDSAAQEINGGDVLPTHFAGLIIGIKAAGANPRSFNGQDLIAQLLSSKIGTTGLNGYTYTLLALDSGNYDIPASSSYTREGIVSSILSYQLPNGAFTLAKNTSPDSDMTAIAITALAPYIKESRVKTAVNAAVSYLSKAQQPDGGFLPSYSAKEVDESTAQVIIALSSIGINPKTDTRFIKNGKSAIDALLSFRTSHGAFEHIKSGGADYAATEQSVLALCAYRSLLKSSPRVFDLSGIKSDDTTTIRVENPETGGNVPFAAAAAVISVSLLALLISRKKSV, from the coding sequence ATGCCGGCTGCCGGCGATTACACATTCACAGTCGAAAAGAAAACCGCCGATAAAACACAGGCTTTAGTTAATATCGGTGAAATTCCGCTCAAGGTATATAAGGACGGTAATGCTCCGGCAAACACCGGCTCAGGAGGCAATCCGGAAAGCGGCAAGAAAAACGCCGAGTCGAACCCGGCGTCCGTAGACACAAGCGATATAGACAAAATTATATCGGCCGGTGCGGACTATATTACGCAAAAAGGCGTCAATGACTGGGGCGGAGCGTTGGCACTGTCCGCCGCGGGGCGCAGCGTCCCCGAGAGCTTTCTCGATTCCGCGGCTCAGGAAATCAACGGGGGTGATGTTCTGCCGACACACTTCGCCGGACTTATTATAGGTATAAAGGCGGCAGGTGCTAATCCGCGCAGCTTTAACGGGCAGGATCTTATCGCTCAGCTCTTATCTTCAAAAATCGGTACAACAGGTCTTAACGGCTATACCTATACCCTGCTTGCCCTCGACTCCGGAAACTATGACATTCCGGCGTCCTCATCATATACCAGAGAGGGCATTGTTTCCTCGATACTTTCATATCAGCTGCCGAACGGCGCGTTTACACTCGCCAAGAATACATCTCCGGACAGCGATATGACGGCTATTGCAATAACCGCTCTCGCGCCGTATATAAAAGAAAGCCGTGTAAAGACAGCCGTCAATGCCGCTGTTTCCTATCTTTCAAAGGCACAGCAGCCGGACGGAGGTTTCCTGCCGTCGTATTCGGCAAAAGAAGTAGACGAAAGCACAGCTCAGGTTATAATCGCCTTGTCATCCATCGGCATAAACCCGAAAACTGATACCCGTTTTATTAAAAACGGCAAGTCTGCTATCGACGCCCTGCTGTCATTCAGAACATCCCACGGTGCCTTTGAGCATATAAAGAGCGGAGGAGCCGACTATGCTGCAACAGAACAGTCAGTGCTCGCGCTTTGCGCGTACCGCTCGCTCTTGAAGTCGTCGCCGCGCGTTTTTGACCTTTCGGGTATAAAATCGGATGATACCACAACCATAAGAGTCGAAAACCCTGAAACAGGCGGTAATGTCCCATTTGCCGCGGCAGCGGCCGTAATTTCTGTATCACTTCTTGCGCTTTTAATATCCAGAAAGAAAAGTGTATAA
- a CDS encoding peptidoglycan glycosyltransferase (High confidence in function and specificity): MLLYLKRVKKTPVKKKKSTARRVAGKIGRALLTVFLIFVITCTLVGGAVAFYIINFVTPQNINLDSANLDSTTFIYANDSKTNEPVEIAQISGEQNRVWVSIKDMPENLKNAFISTEDMRFYEHNGIDWKRTISSFGNLFLHFYGTRQGGSTITQQLVNVLTAAGKNSSDYGRKIQEIVNALDLEKRYGKEQILEAYLNTINLNEGCYGVQTAAKNYFNKDVKDLDLAECAALASLPKAPSTYDPRNHPDKNTERRVNVVLKNMYKQKKITKEQYEAAIKEKLNIAPKKTVSTRGWFEDMVITGRSERP, encoded by the coding sequence GTGCTTCTATACCTCAAAAGGGTAAAAAAAACCCCAGTCAAAAAGAAGAAAAGTACGGCAAGAAGGGTCGCCGGAAAAATCGGCAGAGCTTTACTTACCGTTTTTCTTATATTTGTCATCACATGCACCCTAGTAGGCGGTGCTGTCGCATTCTATATAATCAACTTTGTAACTCCGCAGAATATTAACCTTGACAGCGCTAACCTCGACAGCACGACATTTATTTATGCTAATGATTCCAAGACAAATGAGCCTGTTGAAATTGCGCAAATCAGCGGTGAACAAAACCGTGTTTGGGTATCAATCAAAGATATGCCCGAAAACCTCAAGAATGCCTTTATATCTACGGAGGACATGCGCTTTTATGAACATAACGGCATTGACTGGAAGCGTACAATAAGCTCGTTCGGCAACTTGTTCTTACATTTTTACGGAACAAGACAGGGCGGTTCGACTATTACCCAGCAGCTTGTGAACGTTCTGACCGCGGCCGGTAAAAACAGCAGTGATTACGGCCGCAAAATACAGGAAATTGTCAATGCCCTTGATCTTGAAAAGAGATACGGCAAGGAACAGATCCTTGAAGCCTATCTGAACACGATAAACCTTAACGAAGGCTGCTACGGTGTTCAAACCGCGGCTAAAAATTACTTCAATAAGGATGTTAAGGACCTTGACCTTGCCGAATGTGCGGCGCTCGCCTCCCTTCCGAAAGCACCGAGTACTTATGACCCGAGGAACCATCCCGATAAAAACACAGAACGCAGGGTCAATGTCGTGCTTAAAAATATGTACAAGCAGAAAAAGATAACTAAGGAGCAGTACGAGGCAGCTATCAAGGAAAAACTGAATATTGCACCGAAAAAGACAGTCAGCACACGCGGCTGGTTTGAAGACATGGTGATAACGGGACGTTCAGAAAGACCTTGA